taccaatcaaataaaataaaatacctgatctttaaaactttttaagtatttttaccTTGTCTGAAATAATTGAGGATCCAAGAGAAAGATGAAAGGCCAGTAATACCAAAAGCACCAGAAGTCAAAAAGGCAGCAACAGCAAGCCCAAGAGTAAGAGTAGCAGGTACAAGAACTGGGCTAAAGAGTAGAAACACTGGAGTTGCAACAGCAAGCCCAATTAAAGTGCCAACAAGAGTAATGCCAGCAAGGCAAAGAAGTGTCCCACCGACAGGTAGAAGAGTTACAATAGCAAGGATTTGTGAAGCTGAAGGACCTTTCTGACTTTTCATTCCACCAATATCATGATGAAGGCGCTGCTGGTGTGGCTGAACATGAAGTTGATGTTGGCCGTGTGCGTGACGGTCACCCATCGTCGTCGTgaaattaaaatagagaaaaaatattttctttttaatgtgTTGAGATGAGGTTGATGTTAGTTGTTTTAAAGGGGGGAAAAAGAGTGCAACGTGTTGGAATGCATGTGAATTAAGAGTGCATGAGGAACAAGTTGCATTGCAAGGAAGAAAGTTTGTCTCTTTTACTTCTAGCTTCGTTATGTTCAGATTGTGAATTGTAACGCCTTCGTATGGGGCCTGCCTAAACTAGCTgccttattttgtttgattgacACCTCAAAAATTTTAACAACTACAGAAACacaaccttttttttctttttattgaatataataTAGGTAACTTTCTACTTTAattactaaaattaaataattaatatcattttttagGATGCATTGGTGtggacaaaaatattttttcatttcattgatcaaaattttgaaagtattttttgtcctttcttaaaaaaatgaaaaaaataactttcttaACAAAAGTAGGAAAAACAATAAGCTCTATGAGTGACATTTACATTGATTGTGTCTTCCCTACTCCTACACACTCCAATGGTCCCCAATTCCGCCACACCACACCCCTATTGTTCAACCCCAACGCatcttatagtatttttttagatagtatataaataattttagatttttttttttttgcatatatttatagtgaatacaaaaaataataataagatattcatttaaaaaatattttttaaaagaaaagttgtAAGCTTTTCCTAGTGATCAGGTCCATTTGGCGTATAGAATGTACGGGCCTTATAGTGTATGGAGCCCAATATGGCTTTTGGAGCTTTGACCCTGATGTTTGAAATCAAGGAAAAATCCCAAGTACTGAGGCCCAATGTTCATTGTCATAATAAGCAAATTTCCAGTGGGAAAAGGAGTGTAGAAATTACTTGTTACTAATTACAAGTACTTGGGTGATAATAAATCTAAAAAAGAGGTAAGTAACTTGTTATAACGTattaaactatatttataaTGTAAAACAATATTATTATAGGATAGCCCTCGTAAGATATGAAACctaatatatagtataatttttcgatgAAGAAGTGTTGGTCGACACTCCTCACATCACTAGTGCTATTGTGATGCCCGTATAAAATTACACTTCATCCATTATCACTAAACTCTACACTTATATACTATGGCTATCGTTATAcccatatttaattaaattttttattatattacagatctagaaaggaaaagaaagaagaaaataacgtAAATTGAACCCACACATATTGTACGAAAGACTTGTATCAGTGTCACTAAACTGTAACCCGTAGTGTAGACATTTTAATTTGTGCactgtttgtttgtttgttcgCTAGTTAAGGAAAGAGAGTTCCACTAAGACAAAAAGGCAAAAAACACGGAAGGGATATAGAGAAAGGAGAAGTGACAGTGAAAGGGGCTGAAAGCTacagatatatattttttatttttttacggaacataagtttatatttttatattgttattgtatttatatCATAGTATAAGTAATGTTTCactataaatttaatttttatcgaCAAAAATTATAGAGTATCTATGGGGCCTTTAACTTGTCAaatcaatcaaatcaaaatatgaaaattgtaGTTGGGGCTGCAGTTTTTTACTGGATCATTTTAAATCCAAGTCTTGTGTTGGGCCCAATAAGGTAGAAAActttaatttcctaatttgttaAGAGTccattgaccaaagtcaaactgcGGATGCCTGGTCTGTAGAGGGGATTTTACCCAATTGACATGAAAGAAGGCAATAGAAGTATAGAACTCAAGGAACTTTCATTTTCTACCTTATAAAGAGAAAGTGAGCGGTTGGGAGGTAGGTCTCGATCTCATTTAGGAAACTTGAGATTGAATTCAACTTGCTTAATGCGATTTACATATTTTGTATGACTTACAAACTATTACAATAATAGGGCCTAGATGTCGGAGATAACCTAAATATTTAAATCTTAATTAACAAAGTTATTCGATGAAATAAGTCAAAATATGTTATTCCATATGTTATAAATATgtcataaaattaattaagaaaataagggcaaatttTTTTCTGACACCAAAAAAATAGCAGTAGTAGGGCCTAGAAGGTAAAAGGTCACCGGATCTTTGGACGGTCAGTAGGGACCTATCTTAAACAGGAGGAAATGAACG
The Solanum stenotomum isolate F172 chromosome 12, ASM1918654v1, whole genome shotgun sequence DNA segment above includes these coding regions:
- the LOC125848591 gene encoding oleosin H2-like; translation: MGDRHAHGQHQLHVQPHQQRLHHDIGGMKSQKGPSASQILAIVTLLPVGGTLLCLAGITLVGTLIGLAVATPVFLLFSPVLVPATLTLGLAVAAFLTSGAFGITGLSSFSWILNYFRQGKSMVPESMEAAKRRVADAAAHLGQKTKDAGQTIQSKAQEGKEGTKTS